The Triticum dicoccoides isolate Atlit2015 ecotype Zavitan chromosome 6A, WEW_v2.0, whole genome shotgun sequence genome has a window encoding:
- the LOC119316119 gene encoding protein CUP-SHAPED COTYLEDON 1-like translates to MVDFDCEDIEDVAKLSTNEWYFFSFRDRKYATGLRTNRATRSGYWKATGKDRIIRSPRLSSSRSGRAAIVGMRKTVVFYRGRAPNGTKTCWVMHEFRLENPHSPPKEDWVLCRVFHKKKADMEYAMDGEEELVGGVMARRAAALSGTNYVSSSSCHDPDQYHHSPTAPFPSLGVGGHHYQLMPWDHHHTHGAAGVSLSNVDVFAGMPQLLSYENIIDASQQLQGGRSAAVDLRDGVEDQCRGTLMELGLQVQEEHYNYNSLM, encoded by the exons ATGTGGCGAAGCTGAGCACAAACGAGTGGTACTTCTTCAGCTTCCGCGACCGCAAGTACGCGACGGGGCTGCGCACGAACCGCGCCACCAGGTCTGGCTACTGGAAGGCCACCGGCAAGGACCGCATCATCCGCAGCCCGAGGTTGTCGTCATCCCGCTCTGGCCGCGCCGCCATTGTCGGCATGCGCAAGACCGTCGTGTTCTACCGTGGCCGTGCCCCCAACGGCACGAAGACCTGCTGGGTCATGCACGAGTTCCGCCTCGAGAACCCTCACTCCCCACCGAAG GAGGACTGGGTGCTGTGCAGAGTTTTCCACAAAAAGAAAGCCGATATGGAGTACGCCATGGACGGCGAggaggagctcgtcggcggcgtcaTGGCTCGCAGGGCTGCTGCCCTTAGCGGAACCAACTACGTAAGCTCCTCGTCGTGCCACGATCCGGATCAGTATCACCACTCGCCTACAGCGCCGTTCCCTTCCCTTGGCGTCGGAGGCCACCATTACCAGCTCATGCCCTGGGATCATCACCACACCCACGGCGCAGCAGGCGTCTCGCTCAGCAATGTGGACGTTTTCGCCGGCATGCCACAGCTGCTGAGCTACGAAAATATCATCGACGCCAGCCAGCAACTCCAGGGCGGCCGCAGTGCAGCGGTGGATTTGAGAGACGGCGTCGAGGATCAGTGTCGCGGCACGCTGATGGAGCTAGGGCTGCAGGTGCAGGAGGAGCACTACAACTACAACAGCTTGATGTAG